The Devosia sp. YIM 151766 genome includes a region encoding these proteins:
- a CDS encoding VOC family protein, translating into MTSGIHHVTLITGDVQANVDFYVGFLGLRLVKRTGGYEDARQLHLFYGDYAATPGSLVTFLVWQGGSAGQAGAGQASELALAIAPGSIGYWLERALKHQVKIEDAGQEFGETMLRLRDPDNIVIKLVSADLPALDMPEGDIPAKHAIRRIRGVTLLSDVQEETTAFLARYFGFRMGAAEGKVQRLVSDIGDVLDVRDAAGFWPGAPGTGIVDHVALRARNAAEIEAVEAELRQRNSSVTNLHDRNYFASLYVREPGNVLIEMASDGPGFTLDETLDQLGTTLFVPPDTPDPDAIKVMLPQFGLPGEERVVYRDLIYKHRFFTPERPDGTSIALLHGTGGNETDLMPLAHRAAPNATLLGLRGRSTESGVQRWFRGFGPSIFDQQDIRFESRALEAFFEEAISAYRLDRDRLAALGYSNGANLLGAALLLHPGFVRRAVLLRPVMVLDETPEADLAGTSILIVLGESDAFRAQGERLAAALSAAGAEVETKILAAGHALIDEDAPAMAEWLAQGPSPSAL; encoded by the coding sequence ATGACCTCCGGCATTCATCATGTCACGCTGATCACCGGCGATGTGCAGGCCAATGTCGATTTCTATGTCGGCTTTCTCGGACTGCGGCTGGTCAAGCGCACCGGCGGCTATGAAGATGCGCGGCAATTGCACCTGTTCTATGGCGATTATGCCGCGACCCCGGGCTCGCTGGTCACGTTCCTCGTCTGGCAGGGCGGCTCGGCCGGACAGGCGGGCGCCGGTCAGGCCAGCGAATTGGCGCTGGCCATCGCGCCGGGCTCCATCGGCTATTGGCTGGAGCGGGCGCTGAAACATCAGGTCAAGATCGAGGATGCCGGCCAGGAATTCGGCGAGACGATGCTGCGGCTGCGCGATCCGGACAATATAGTGATCAAGCTGGTCAGCGCCGATCTGCCGGCGCTGGACATGCCCGAGGGCGATATCCCCGCTAAACACGCGATCCGGCGCATTCGCGGCGTGACGCTGCTTTCGGACGTCCAGGAAGAAACCACGGCTTTCCTCGCCCGCTATTTCGGCTTCCGCATGGGCGCGGCCGAAGGCAAGGTGCAGCGGCTGGTTTCCGATATCGGCGATGTCCTGGACGTGCGCGATGCCGCCGGTTTCTGGCCCGGCGCACCCGGCACCGGCATTGTCGACCACGTGGCGCTGCGCGCCAGGAATGCGGCCGAGATCGAGGCGGTGGAAGCGGAGCTGCGCCAACGCAATTCCAGTGTCACCAATCTGCATGACCGCAATTACTTCGCCTCGCTCTATGTGCGCGAACCGGGCAATGTGCTGATCGAAATGGCCAGCGACGGTCCCGGCTTCACGCTTGACGAGACCCTGGACCAGTTGGGGACGACGCTGTTCGTGCCCCCGGACACGCCGGACCCGGATGCGATCAAGGTGATGTTGCCGCAATTCGGCTTGCCCGGCGAGGAACGGGTGGTCTATCGCGACCTGATCTACAAACACCGCTTCTTCACCCCGGAGCGGCCCGATGGCACGAGCATCGCGCTGCTGCACGGCACCGGCGGCAACGAAACCGATCTCATGCCATTGGCCCACCGGGCGGCGCCGAATGCCACCCTCCTCGGCCTGCGCGGGCGCAGCACCGAAAGCGGCGTACAGCGCTGGTTTCGCGGTTTCGGACCCTCGATCTTCGACCAGCAGGATATCCGTTTCGAATCCCGGGCGCTGGAAGCCTTTTTCGAGGAGGCCATTAGCGCCTATCGGCTGGACAGGGACCGGTTGGCGGCACTGGGCTATTCCAATGGCGCCAATCTACTGGGCGCAGCGCTGCTGCTGCATCCGGGCTTTGTGCGCCGCGCCGTGCTGCTGCGTCCGGTCATGGTTCTGGACGAGACGCCGGAAGCCGATCTCGCCGGAACATCCATTCTTATCGTACTGGGCGAGAGCGACGCCTTTCGCGCTCAGGGCGAAAGGCTGGCCGCGGCGTTGAGCGCTGCCGGCGCCGAGGTTGAGACGAAAATCCTGGCCGCCGGACACGCCCTCATCGACGAGGATGCGCCCGCCATGGCCGAATGGCTGGCTCAGGGACCGTCCCCGAGCGCGCTATGA
- a CDS encoding nucleoside deaminase: MTETSDKPMDLALRLAEEAAAHGEAPIGAVIVEGNRVLAAERNRMQALGDPTAHAEMLAIRAALAARGSGRLDGCDLYVTLEPCAMCAGAIAHARLRRVYFAAEDVKAGAVENGIRLFDQPSCHHRPEVVGGLSAARSEALLIGFFQKLRR; the protein is encoded by the coding sequence ATGACCGAAACCAGCGACAAACCCATGGACCTCGCCCTGCGCCTCGCCGAGGAAGCGGCGGCCCATGGCGAAGCCCCCATCGGTGCGGTGATCGTGGAAGGAAATCGCGTACTCGCCGCCGAACGCAATCGCATGCAGGCTCTGGGCGACCCGACCGCCCATGCCGAGATGCTGGCCATCCGCGCTGCCCTGGCGGCGCGCGGCAGCGGACGGCTGGATGGTTGCGATCTCTATGTCACGCTCGAACCCTGCGCCATGTGCGCCGGGGCCATCGCCCATGCCCGCCTGCGGCGCGTCTACTTCGCCGCCGAGGACGTCAAGGCCGGCGCCGTCGAAAACGGCATTCGCCTGTTCGACCAGCCCAGCTGCCATCACCGGCCCGAAGTGGTCGGCGGCCTCTCCGCCGCCCGCTCCGAGGCGCTGCTGATCGGGTTCTTTCAGAAATTGCGCCGTTAG
- the mutL gene encoding DNA mismatch repair endonuclease MutL, with product MPIRQLPEDLINRIAAGEVVERPASVVKELVENSIDAGARRIVINTANGGMDLIRITDDGHGMDRDDLLLAVERHATSKLSADELDDIRTLGFRGEALASIGSVARLSIASRTAEAASGLVLVVDNGSRTGPMPQAMNRGTIIEVRDIFAQVPARRKFLKGVRAESSAITDVVKRLAMANPEVHFVLEGSDRSGSNWPAVSGEGALAARLGQVMGADFVENAAPLAMARHGVVVAGMAGLPTYTRANSLSQFYFVNGRSVRDKVLVGAVRAAYADYTFRDRFPVVALYLAIDPAEVDVNVHPAKAELRFRDPGAVRGAVIKAIGMALTAAGFKASSSVADDILGAFAAPEMAAAAMAPAGAAASHRPAGFGWRDDRAPLNHDEAPGRLSGFTEPSGRVDAMEAGPELGEYPLGAARAQMFDNYIIAQSDKGLLLVDQHAAHERLVYERFKAQMASGPVASQAQLIPVIVELPEEDCGRLEEAAPELERFGLYLDRFGPRAIAVRETPALLGNPDIAGLVRDLADGLAEWGSAAALTDRMEAIIARMACHGSVRSGRRLRVDEMNALLRDMEATPHSGQCIHGRPTYVELKKSDIERLFGRSR from the coding sequence TTGCCCATTCGCCAGCTTCCCGAAGACCTGATCAACCGTATCGCCGCCGGCGAAGTGGTGGAGCGGCCGGCCAGCGTGGTCAAGGAATTGGTGGAAAACTCCATCGATGCCGGTGCCCGCCGCATCGTCATCAATACAGCCAATGGCGGCATGGACCTGATCCGCATCACCGATGACGGCCATGGCATGGATCGGGACGATCTGCTGCTCGCGGTGGAGCGGCACGCCACATCCAAGCTCTCGGCCGACGAATTGGACGATATCAGAACGCTGGGCTTTCGTGGCGAGGCGCTGGCCTCCATCGGCTCGGTGGCGCGGCTGTCGATAGCGTCGCGCACCGCCGAGGCGGCGAGCGGGCTGGTACTCGTCGTCGACAATGGCAGCCGCACCGGCCCGATGCCGCAGGCCATGAACCGGGGCACGATCATCGAGGTGCGGGATATTTTCGCGCAGGTGCCCGCCCGGCGCAAATTCCTCAAGGGCGTGCGGGCCGAGAGTTCGGCGATCACCGACGTGGTCAAGCGCCTGGCCATGGCCAATCCCGAAGTGCATTTCGTGCTGGAAGGCAGCGACCGCAGCGGCTCGAACTGGCCCGCCGTCAGCGGCGAGGGGGCGCTGGCGGCGAGGCTGGGCCAGGTCATGGGCGCCGATTTCGTGGAAAACGCCGCTCCCCTCGCCATGGCGCGGCACGGCGTCGTCGTTGCCGGCATGGCGGGCCTGCCCACCTATACCCGCGCCAATTCGCTGAGCCAGTTCTATTTCGTCAATGGCCGCTCGGTGCGCGACAAGGTGCTGGTCGGGGCGGTGCGGGCAGCCTATGCCGATTACACGTTCCGCGACCGCTTTCCGGTGGTGGCGCTTTATCTCGCCATCGATCCGGCCGAGGTGGATGTCAATGTGCACCCGGCCAAGGCGGAATTGCGGTTTCGCGATCCGGGCGCGGTGCGCGGGGCGGTGATCAAGGCCATCGGCATGGCCCTGACGGCGGCCGGCTTCAAGGCGTCGAGCAGCGTGGCCGACGATATTCTGGGCGCCTTTGCCGCCCCGGAAATGGCGGCGGCGGCAATGGCTCCTGCCGGCGCGGCGGCGTCCCATCGCCCGGCCGGCTTCGGCTGGCGGGACGATCGAGCCCCGCTCAATCACGACGAGGCACCGGGGCGGCTCTCCGGCTTCACCGAACCCAGCGGCCGTGTCGACGCCATGGAGGCGGGGCCGGAACTGGGCGAATATCCGCTGGGCGCGGCGCGGGCGCAGATGTTCGACAATTACATCATCGCCCAGAGCGACAAGGGCCTGTTGCTGGTGGATCAGCATGCCGCCCATGAGCGGCTGGTCTATGAGCGCTTCAAGGCGCAGATGGCGTCGGGACCGGTGGCGAGCCAGGCGCAGCTCATTCCGGTCATCGTCGAATTGCCGGAGGAAGATTGCGGGAGGCTGGAAGAAGCGGCGCCGGAACTGGAAAGGTTCGGGCTCTATCTCGACCGCTTCGGCCCCCGCGCCATCGCCGTGCGCGAGACGCCGGCCCTATTGGGCAATCCCGACATTGCCGGCCTGGTCCGCGATCTCGCCGATGGCCTGGCCGAATGGGGCAGCGCGGCGGCCTTGACCGACCGCATGGAGGCGATCATTGCCCGCATGGCCTGCCATGGCTCGGTGCGGTCGGGGCGGCGGCTGCGGGTGGACGAGATGAACGCCCTGCTGCGCGACATGGAGGCCACGCCGCATTCGGGCCAGTGCATCCATGGGCGGCCGACCTATGTGGAACTGAAAAAGAGCGATATCGAGAGGCTGTTCGGGAGAAGCAGATGA
- a CDS encoding alpha/beta-hydrolase family protein produces MRWTRRANAFWDGLAQHFSMPGLLLGSLFFTLSLTPSLLPRTESVQGILSGCCFAVGYGAGNLVHWLWGFLGLRVPPGRVTRAMGMVVAFVGLALVLMALGYANTWQNSVRAVMLLPPVDHSQPLIIAGVALPVAASLVVVGRLLVMLIRLVWDWLARHLPRRAALVLATALVVIVGAVLVNNLFWRTALRAADAFYERLDALVSTQDAPPAEWSQTGSAQSLIDWDTIGKDSRIYVQSGPDAERIAAVTGKPAIEPLRTYVGLRSAPNVEARAQLALDELLRIGAFERSVLVLIMPVGTGWVDRAGIDTLEMLHGGDVASVAMQYSYLTSALSLLVQPEYGTETARALFDVVYAHWTGLPPESRPRLYLYGLSLGALASQNSTTVYDVLGDPFDGALWAGPPFSSSIWSRVTDSRQPDTPYWLPRFGNSSAIRFMNQSGTATWDDVPWGPMRIVFLQYASDPIVFFSFTADWQRPQWFDTPRGPDVSPALNWYPMVTFLQLALDTALSQTAPVGYGHVYSPHDYIDAWYEVTQPPGWTRDQLEALKRAIDPDDYAPFPP; encoded by the coding sequence ATGCGATGGACCCGCCGCGCCAATGCCTTTTGGGATGGGCTGGCCCAGCATTTCTCCATGCCCGGCCTGTTGCTGGGCTCTTTATTCTTCACCCTGTCGCTGACGCCATCGCTGCTGCCGCGCACCGAGAGCGTGCAGGGCATTCTGTCCGGCTGCTGCTTTGCCGTCGGCTATGGTGCGGGCAATCTCGTCCATTGGCTCTGGGGCTTTCTGGGGCTCAGGGTGCCGCCGGGACGGGTGACCCGGGCGATGGGCATGGTCGTCGCTTTTGTCGGCCTGGCGCTGGTGCTGATGGCGCTGGGCTATGCCAATACCTGGCAGAATTCGGTGCGCGCCGTGATGCTGCTGCCGCCCGTGGATCATTCGCAGCCGCTGATCATTGCCGGCGTGGCGCTGCCGGTCGCGGCTTCATTGGTCGTCGTCGGCCGGCTTCTGGTCATGCTGATCCGGCTGGTGTGGGACTGGCTGGCGCGACATTTGCCGCGCCGCGCCGCCCTGGTTCTGGCGACGGCGCTGGTGGTCATTGTCGGCGCCGTGCTGGTCAACAACCTGTTCTGGCGCACCGCTCTGCGCGCCGCCGATGCCTTTTACGAGCGGCTCGACGCGCTCGTCTCCACCCAGGACGCACCGCCCGCCGAATGGTCGCAAACCGGCAGCGCCCAATCGCTGATCGATTGGGACACGATCGGCAAGGATTCCCGCATCTATGTCCAGTCGGGGCCCGATGCCGAGCGAATTGCCGCCGTGACCGGCAAGCCGGCCATCGAGCCATTGCGCACCTATGTCGGTCTGCGCTCGGCTCCCAATGTGGAAGCGCGCGCGCAATTGGCCCTGGACGAATTGCTGCGCATCGGCGCCTTCGAGCGCTCGGTGCTGGTGCTGATCATGCCGGTGGGCACCGGCTGGGTCGACCGCGCCGGCATCGACACGCTCGAAATGCTGCATGGCGGTGACGTGGCCAGCGTGGCCATGCAATATTCCTATCTCACCAGCGCCTTGTCGCTGCTGGTTCAGCCCGAATATGGCACCGAAACCGCCCGGGCGCTGTTCGATGTCGTCTATGCCCACTGGACCGGCCTGCCGCCCGAAAGCCGCCCGCGTCTTTACCTCTATGGCCTCAGCCTCGGCGCCCTCGCCTCGCAGAATTCCACCACCGTCTATGACGTGCTCGGCGATCCCTTCGATGGCGCGCTCTGGGCCGGACCGCCCTTTTCGAGCAGCATCTGGAGCCGGGTTACCGACAGCCGCCAGCCCGACACGCCCTATTGGCTGCCGCGTTTCGGCAATTCCTCGGCCATTCGCTTCATGAACCAGTCCGGGACCGCGACTTGGGACGATGTGCCCTGGGGACCGATGCGGATCGTCTTCCTGCAATATGCCAGCGATCCCATCGTCTTCTTTTCCTTCACCGCCGATTGGCAGCGCCCTCAATGGTTCGATACGCCGCGCGGGCCCGATGTCTCTCCCGCGCTCAACTGGTATCCGATGGTCACCTTCCTGCAATTGGCGCTCGATACCGCCCTGTCGCAGACCGCGCCGGTCGGCTATGGACACGTCTATTCGCCGCATGACTATATCGACGCCTGGTATGAGGTGACCCAGCCGCCCGGCTGGACCCGCGACCAGCTCGAAGCCCTCAAGCGCGCCATCGACCCCGACGATTACGCCCCGTTCCCGCCATGA